A single Tamandua tetradactyla isolate mTamTet1 chromosome X, mTamTet1.pri, whole genome shotgun sequence DNA region contains:
- the LOC143671686 gene encoding LOW QUALITY PROTEIN: transcription elongation factor A protein-like 1 (The sequence of the model RefSeq protein was modified relative to this genomic sequence to represent the inferred CDS: inserted 2 bases in 1 codon; substituted 1 base at 1 genomic stop codon), with protein MQENEKQPLSMPKINEKRPPVEHPPKKYSPEEQSSEAHSSEEEFAQEEFFPEMLLSEEHPPQESLSRKYLFEEHPPMEQPPCGVGKHKLEEGSFRERLEGSCPQQRGNIYGRNLTNXIKVADDMXEMKGARNKLMVIHWNAKWNCPYPI; from the exons atgcaagaaaatgaaaaacagccACTGAGCATGCCAAAGATCAATGAAAAACGACCTCCTGTGGAGCACCCTCCCAAAAAGTATTCCCCGGAGGAACAATCTTCGGAGGCTCATTCCTCAGAAGAGGAGTTTGCTCAGGAGGAATTCTTTCCTGAGATGCTACTTTCTGAGGAGCACCCTCCTCAGGAAAGCCTTTCTAGGAAGTACCTTTTTGAGGAGCACCCTCCAATGGAGCAGCCTCCTTGTGGAGTAGGAAAACATAAGCTAGAAGAAGGAAGTTTTAGAGAAAGGCTTGAGGGTTCGTGCCCACAACAAAGAGGGAACATATATGGCAGGAATTTAACCAA GAtaaaggtagcagatgacatgTAAGAGATGAAAGGAGCAAGAAACAAACTGATGGTAATACATTGGAATGCAAAATGGAACTGTCCTTATCCTATTTAA